One Phaseolus vulgaris cultivar G19833 chromosome 2, P. vulgaris v2.0, whole genome shotgun sequence DNA window includes the following coding sequences:
- the LOC137809014 gene encoding uncharacterized protein produces MGAQSLLAKNDSQLVIGQVTGEYQAKDPRMVSYLRYVEVLKSAFAAFKLVHLPREQNARADLLAKLASSGKGGRESTVIQETLKTPRKFVADNRVDVLHFSTTRGKPRSHRSLSQDTAREPCISTYATSPEEEKGVQVCALEEGDTWMTPFRRYLADGILPAEPEEGKKIKRNAARYTLIDGILFRHGFTHPILTCVSGNECTRIMAQLHKGICGSHVGGRSLASKVIRAGFFWPTIREDCVRYTQHCK; encoded by the coding sequence ATGGGTGCACAAAGCCTCCTGGCAAAGAATGACTCCCAGTTGGTCATAGGACAAGTAACAGGGGAGTACCAGGCAAAGGACCCACGGATGGTTTCCTACCTAAGGTATGTTGAGGTGTTGAAAAGTGCTTTCGCTGCGTTTAAGCTGGTGCATCTCcctagggagcagaatgccagagctgacctgcttgccaagttggccagctcaggcaaggggggaagggaAAGTACTGTAATACAAGAGACCCTCAAGACGCCGCGAAAGTTTGTtgcagacaacagggtggacgttCTACACTTTAGTACAACAAGAGGAAaaccaaggagtcatcgctcttTGAGTCAAGATACGGCGAGGGAACCCTGTATCAGTACTTATGCAACCTcgccagaagaagaaaaaggcgTACAGGTGTGTGCTTTAGAGGAAGGCGACACTTGGATGACCCCTTTCAGGCGATACCTGGCGGACGGAATCCTCCCAGCAGAGCCGGAAGAGGGcaagaagattaagaggaaCGCCGCAAGATACACATTAATAGATGGGATATTATTCAGACACGGGTTTACGCACCCCATCTTGACATGCGTGAGTGGcaacgagtgcaccaggataatggctcAGCTCCACAaaggtatttgtgggagccacgtgggaggaagatccctggcatccaaggtaatacgcgcagggtttttctggccaacaATAAGAGAGGATTGCGTGCGATACACCCAGCATTGCAAGTAG